The genomic segment CGATGGGACAGTCCGGCGCAATCCTGATTGACCCGCAAACCAATGTAAAATTTGGCGGTGCTGACCCTCGCGGTGAAGGCGCAGCAATGGGATATTGATATTTTGTCAGGCTGCTGAGTAAATCTCAGCAGTCTACCTGTTTCTATTTCGCAAACACGGATTAGGAGTGGAAAAACCCTATGTTTTTGTTCAACAAACTCAGGAACAAAATGATCCTTTGGTTTCTCGTCGTGGCCGTCATTCCACTTGCTGCCGTTTCGTCTTTTATCACGAGCAGCTTTTCATCCATTCTGATTGATAAACAAAAATCATCCTATGTTGACCTTACTTCCAGTACAGCCATAGCTATGGATCAATATCTGGACCGGCGTATGACAGAAATTCAGGTTTTAGCCCGTACCTCGGATATTCAATCCGATGATGCAGCGGCAAAAAATGAATTCATCCGCAAGTTTACCGAGGAAATGAAACTGTATGACGGAAATACGTTTATCGCAAGCGATGGAAAAGTAACGGCTGATACGTTCCCCAAAAGCGTTGGAATCAATCTTGGCGAGCGCCAATTCTTCAAAGACGGTATGCAGGACAAGCCCAGCTTCTCCGATGTTCTTGTTGCGAAGACAACCGGCAATCGCTCTATCATCGTCGCTTCCCCTGTAAAAGCGAAAAACAATCAGAAGCTTGGTGTCTTGACAGGGCTTGTCAATGTAGATGACTTCACAGCTACATTTCTCAAAGATTTGAAAGTAGGCAACGATGGTTATCCGATTCTCGTTGATAACAAGGACCACATTCAGTACCATCCCACCCAGGATCTGATCGGAAAACCGCTTGAGGAATCCGCTCTGCCGCAACCATTAATGGAAATCCTTAAATCAGGAAAAACGGAAAAGGGCTCATACAGCTACTCGGACAATGGCAAGGACTACGTTGTCACCTATTCTCCCATTCCCAAGACCAACTTTGGTTTGTATCTGCATATCCCCGTCGAATCCATAACGTCTGCGGTTTCATCCGTTACCACCATGGTTACGATCATTGTCATCGTTGTTGTTGCTGTCGTCATCGCAATCGCATACGCTGTTTCCCGGCAAATCTCACGCCCTATTGCGGCAGTTGCCTCCGTGGCTAACCGTATTTCCGAGGGTGAACTGACTGTACAGCCCTTGCAGATTCGAACTAAGGATGAGGTTGGACAGCTATCTCAATCAGTAAACACAATGGTGCTCAACCTGCGAACGATTATTCAACAAGTAAATGATACAGCTTCAGATCTTGCTTCTTCAGCAGAGGAATTGTCGGTCAACGCCGACCATACGAGCAAGGCTACCGAACAAATCGCCATAACGATTCAGGAAGTAGCTTACGGTGCGGAAAAGCAAGTGAAGAGTGTAGAGGAAAGCGTCACTGCAATTCAAGGCGTATCGACAGGGGCTCAGCAGGTTGCCACGAATGCACAGCAAGCTGCCGAATCGGCTTTGGGCGCTTCCCAAATTGCAGTGGAAGGCAATCAGGCCCTTCAGGTCGTGATCAGCCAGATGCAATCGATCGAGAACACTGTCGGCAACATTGCCGATATCGTCAAACGATTAGGAAACAGCTCGCAGGAAATCGGACAAATCGTACAAGTCATCACCGCCATAGCTGAACAAACAAATCTGTTAGCACTTAACGCAGCTATTGAAGCGGCGAGAGCTGGTGAACAGGGGCGCGGATTCGCCGTTGTGGCAGACGAAGTACGCAAATTGGCTGAGCAGTCCGCGCAATCCGCGCAACAGATTAAACTGTTGATTACGACGATTCAGCTCGAATCCAACCAGGCTGTCCTTTCGATGGAACAGGGCACTAAAGAGGTCGCCACGGGACTTACGGTCGTTAACAATGCAGGCAAGTCCTTTGAACAGATCCAAGATGCTGTCACGCAGGTGGCAAGCCAAATTCAAGAAGTAAAGGCTTATTCTGAGCAAATGTCTTTTGGCACCAAACAGGTGGTAGAATTGGTCAGTGTCATTGAAGAAGTAGCGGAGAATTCTGCTGACGGAACACAAAGCGTGTCGGCCGCCACAGAAGAACAGCTGGCAGCTATGGAAGAAGTCAGTTCATCAGCTACTTCTCTGGCAAGAATAGCCGAAGAACTGCAATCTCATGTAAGCAAATTCAAGATATAGTCCAAACAACGAAAACAAGGAAAGCCGCCATGCATGTTGCCCGGCGGCTCTTTCCTGCTTGCGCTTATACAAACTCCCACATCCGGTCAGGATGGTTCGTGCAAATTTGAACCTGAGGATGCCACGAAATGACTTCGCGGATATGCTTCGGATCATCCAGCGTCCACGCGATGACTTTGAAGCCTTTTTCAATCGCGGCTACAGTTAGCTCGCGAGTCAGGAACGGATATCCCATGGAGAGAATCGTAGCACCTGCTGCCTCCATCTGTTCCAGCATGAGTACAGGGCGACCATATACAATCAGACCTGTCTGCACTTCTTGATCGAGCGTGCGTACGTGACGGATCAAATCGTGGTCAAATGAAGTCAGGTACACCTCTTGCTTCATGCCATGCTTTTCTACAAGCGCGAGCACCTTTTCTGCGATACCAGGATACATGTCACTTGTTGCTTTCAACTCGATATTTAGCGTGCAGCGACCTCTTACTGCGATCAGTACTTCCTCGAGTGTAGGGATTTTTTCGCCTGCAAACTTGTCGCCAAACCAGCTCCCTGCATCCAGCTCACGCAGCTCTGCCAAGGTATGATCCATGACCAGACCGCGGCCATTGGTCGTGCGTTCCAGCGTAAAATCATGAATCAGCACCGGAACACCGTCACGCGTCAGCTGTACATCAATTTCCATTGCTTTGATAGCTGGCTCTGCCAAAGCCAATCGAATCGCTGTCATTGTATTCTCAGGGACTTTGCCTGACCACCCGCGATGTGCCATACAAATGTTCATGTCGCCAGCTCCTCTATCGTTTCGTTTCTGTTATTTTTTCAAAAGCTTGCTGCCTTTTTCTGTCGCCGCCTGCATCGCTTCATCTACAGTCGCTTGGCCTAGCATCGCACGCTGCAGTTCTTTTTGAATCACATCCTGCAATTCTTTGTAGCCTGGAGCCATTGGACGAGGATAGCCGTATTGCAGTTGATCTACCGCGACCTTGAAGTTTGGATCTTTTTCATAGAAAGCCTTCATTTCAGCCGAATCGATTGCCTCTGTCGTAACAGGCATATAACCGGAAGCGATTGACCAAGGAACTGTTTGCGCGGTGTCGGTCATCCACTTCATGAATTCCCACGCTGCTTTTTTCTCTGCATCGGTCGACTTCGCCAGCATCACGAGATTCGCGCCGCCCGTTGGCGTACCAAACGTTTTATTGGCTGGCAAGAAAGCTGCACCCATGTCAAATTTGGCATTTTTCTTCAATTCCGTCAAGGAACCAGTCGAGGTAAAAATCATGCCCACTTTTTGATTCAAGAAGTCTTGCTCCGCTACATCCCACGCGTTGTAATTCTCCCCTGGAGGGTTTTTCATAATGCCTTCCTTCACCATTTTGGACCAGAGCTCAAGCGGTGCCTTTCCTGCTTCATTGTTGATGGTCAGCTCCTTGCCGTCCTCGCTCAGGATGTTGCCCCCGCCTTGGAAAACAAGCGCTTCGTAGAACCAAATATCAACAGGCGTCGAGAAGCCGTACCGGGTAATTTTGTCTCCCTCTTTTTTGCTCAGCTTTTGCGAGAAGCTGACGAGCTCATCCCACGTTTTCGGACCGTTTGAATCAAGTCCTGCTTCTTTTAACATATCACGGTTGATGTACAGCAGTGGAGTGGAGCGGTTAAATGGCACTGCGTACAGTTTGTCATTCCAATAAGAGTTTTTCATAAGACCAGGAATGTACTTCTTTTCATCCCCCTGCGAGTAAGGCGTCAAATCTTCCAAAACCTTTGCATCCGCAAATGCCGCGATTGAAGCGATCTCGACCATCGTGACATCTGGATTGTTGCCCGCTGCTACAGATGCCAGTACTTTCGAGTGATTCTCTTGATACGCACCTTGGTAGGCTGGTTTGACGACAATATCTTTATGTGTTTCATTGAATTTTTTGACCATATCCTCAATTGTTTTCCCACGAACGCCACCCAACGCATACCAGAAATCAATTTCGACAGGGCCGCTGGATGCTGTAGACGCTGCCGGCTGAGAAGTGCTGCCAGTACTAGCAGACTGTTCTTTTCCAGATGATCCGCACCCAGCCAACACTCCTGACAATCCGATAGTCAATGCACATAGAATCGTTCCAGTCTTTTTCATGGAAAACATGGTTTGATTTCCTCCCTAAGAGCTATCTTTTATTATTTGGATTGATAGATGAACGCTTTGATAATATGCCGTTGTGCCACGAAGAAAATCACGAGAATCGGTAGAATGAGGATCATGTTGCCCGCCATCATGACGTTCCACAAGGTTCCGCCGTCGGACATGTGCAAGCTGGATATTCCGATCGGCAAGGTGCGAACCTCGTCGCTGTTGGTCATAATCAGCGGCCAGAAATAGTCGTTCCAATGGTAGATAAAGCTGAAAAGTCCGAAAGTGACCAGCACAGGCTTCGCCATCGGCACCATGATCGTCCACATGATCTTCCATTCGGACGCGTTATCCAGACGTGCTGCCTCGATCACTTCATCGGGCACCTGCATGAATGCTTGCCTGAGCAGGAAGATCCCGAAAGCACTGGCTGCGTACGGCAGGATGAGCGACCACAGCGTATTGACGAGTCCCCAGCCACTCAATTGCACGTAAATCGGCAAAAAGATGACTTGTCCGGGAATCATCAAGACAATCAAGACGAGACCGAACAACAGATTGCGACCGGGAAACTTGTAGCGTGCAAAAGCGTAAGCTGCGGGCACCGCCGTCAAAAATTGCAGGATCAAAATCCCCACCGCAACCAGAATGCTGTTCCAGGTAAACATAAGGAACGGACCTGATTCCCACGCTTGGGCGAAGTTGCTCCACTCCCACGTCTCAGGCAAAAGCGTCGGGGGAAATTGCCGGACCTCTGGCATCGTTTTGAAAGCCGTCGATGCCATCCACAGAAACGGGAACACAAACAGGAAAGCCACGATCAAAAGCCCAATCCATTCCACGGTCTTGCGTGAAGCCAAAACCACTCGATACATGCTGCTCCTCCTTTCTCACGAGTTCATCAGCGATAATGCACGCGCTTGGACATCACCAGGAAATGCAGAGCTGTTAAAATCCCAACCAGTATCAGCAAAATGACAGAGGCAGCCGAAGCAATCCCGCCATTGTAGAAGTCCATGCCCTGCTCGTAAATGTAGTAGACAAGCATGTTCGTACTATTGATTGGACCACCCTGTGTCATAATGGCAATCGTGTCAAACGCTTGAAAGGATGAGATCGTATTGATAATGAGCAAAAAGAAAATCGTCGGCGACAGCATCGGTATCGTAATACGCCTCAGCGTCCGCCACCACGGCGATTGATCGAGCGCCGCTGCCTCGTATATATCGCCCGGAATGCTTTGCAAACCTGCGATGAAAATGAGTGTGTTATAGCCGACACCTTTCCAAATGCTGACGATGATCAGTGACAACAAGGAGCTTTTCGGGTCAGTCAGCCATGTATACGCAGGCAATCCGACCGCTTCCAGTCCTGCGTTCAACAGGCCAAACTGCGGGTCCATCAGCCACATCCACAGCATCGAGACAGATACCAGCGAAATGATGTGAGGACTGAAAACAGTCGCCTGAATAATGCCGTACACCTTTGCCTTTTTGTTCAGCCATAGTGCGAGCAGGAAAGATAGTGTCAGGCCGATCCCTACTGTCGCAATGGTAAAGACTGCGGTATTTCCCAATACTTGATGAAAATCCCCGTCTACCATCAAGTCCTGATAGTTTTGCAAGCCTACCCATTCCATTTGCTCCAGATTGATCAATGACCAGTCCTGAAAGCTCAAATAAATGATCGAGCCAATCGGGTAAAAGAAGAACAGGACAAAGCAAATCAATGCGGGTGCCAGATACAAGTACGGACGCAGTCGGGACGCTAGGTCAGACCATGCGAGTGTAGACGGACGCACTTCTGTTTTCGACTGGCTTACACCAGGCAACTCCTGTACAGTTGCCGCTTTTCGCATCAGCTATCCCCTCCTGCACGTGTCGATACAGGCTCTCGTCCACTCATACGACCCACTCGTTTTCCGCTACCCTTTTCGAACACATACATGTACTCCCACTGCACAGTGACCGTGACCGAGGAGCCGACCTGCATCGCTACCTCCGAGTCCGCTTTGACGATGACCCTGCCTTTTTCCGTCTCTACGTGAAGGAGCGTGTCTGAGCCAAGAATTTCCCTGGATACGACCTGACCTCGTGCGTTCCACATCTCTTCGCTCGTAATGGCAGAGACAGCCAGAGGCAACAACACTGCTTTTTCCGGGCGGAATCCCCATACGTGCTCACTCTTGCCCTCCGCTGAAACAATGTTCATCGGCGGAGAACCGATAAATTGGGCAACAAACAGATTTTCCGGCTCCTGATACAAATCCATCGGGGCCGCTACTTGCATAATGTGTCCGTCATTCATGACAACGATCTGATCGCCCATGGTCATCGCCTCTACCTGATCATGTGTCACGTAGATGAAGGTGCTGCCGAGCTGCTTGTGCAGGCTAGTCAATTCCACACGCATCTGATTTCGCAGCTTTGCATCGAGATTGGAGAGGGGTTCGTCCATCAGGAAAACCTTTGGCTTTTTCACCATGGCCCTCGCGAGTGCAACACGTTGCCTTTGACCACCGGAGAGCTGAGAAGGCTTGCGCTTGAGATAATCGGTTAGCCCGACGATTTCCGCGATCTCCTCTACCAGCACCTGACATTCCTTTTTCGATGTTCCACGATTTCTCAAGCCATAAGCGATATTGTCGTACACGTTCATGGTTGGGTAGAGGGCGTAATTTTGAAAAACCATCGCAATATCACGCTTGCCAGGTGGCAATTGATTCACTGTTTGATCACCGATCATGATTTTGCCGTCCGTCACTGTTTCCAAGCCAGCGATCATCCTGAGTGTGGTTGATTTCCCACAGCCGGACGGACCTACCAGAACCGTAAAGGAGCCATCTGGAATGACCAAATCCAATCCTTTGACCACACTTTGATTCTGAAAGGCTTTCGTTACCTGCTCCAACACCACACGTGCCATCTGTTTTTATTTCCCTCCTTGCGCCTTTGCGGCCAGCATTTCCGTAACAAATGTCTCAAAATCGGCGTAGCGGTAATCCGGAGAAGCGTAGAGCCATTTCTCTTGTCCGTACCACTCCAGCACGACAGATTGCACGCCCGCTCCTACCGCAGCCAATACATCATAGCGACTGTCACCGATCATCATGGCTTGCTCGGGACTTTTGCCTAGCGCTCCCAGCGCTTTTTGTACAGGCTCAGCCGACGGCTTGCCTCGTGATACATCATCGACCGTGACGATTGCCTCAAACAGATGCTCAATTCCTGCCATCTCCAGACCCGCCAATGTAAACTCCCGTTGCTTGTTCGTGACGATCGCCATCGTAAAGCCCGCCGCCTTCAGCTTTTCCAACCCTTCGCGAACAAACGGAAACAGTTTGACGTGTTCTTCATGATGCTCCCGTACATAGGCGAAGTATCTCTGCAGCACTTCCTTTTTGTCAGGGACGCCCGCTGCTGTAGCAACTGCCGCCAAAAAATCATCAAACGATTCGCCAAAACGTGCGAGCAGCTCTTCTCTGCTAAAATGTCCCGGTGCGTACTGCTCAGCCGTAAAAGCAACGGCATCCACGACCGCATCCCGACTGTCCAGCAAGGTCCCGTCCAAATCAAATAACAACGCTTGAATCAATGTTCATACACTCCTTCCACAGCAGGGGATTTCCGACTGAAACAGCTGTCGCTCCATGCTTCAATACTTCCTCCATCTGTTCCCGCTTGCGAATCAGCCCGCCTGAAATGATCGGGGTATCGATCACACTTCGAAATTCTTCGATAAACTCTGGCAGCAAACCAGGCATCAGCTCAACAGCGTCAGGCTGTGTATCTTGCAGGGAAGTTAGGCCTGATTTAATCGAGTCGCTATCGACCAAAAACAAACGCTGAATCGTCAGCAGGCCTTGCTTTTTCGCCAGCTTGACCAGTGTGTTGCGCGTAGTGACGATCCCGTCTGGCTTGACGTAATGCGCCAGAAATGCGATGCCTTCCCGGTCATGACTGATTCCGCCAATCCGCTCCAAATGAAGAAATACAGGGATATTTTTCGACTTGAAATAATCCACGTAGCCTTTGATCACACCAATGTTGCCAATCGAGAGTACCGCAGCACTCAATTTTGCCTCTGCCGCTTTTTCCAGGTACTTCGCTTCTTTTACGGAAGCGATTAGCTTGTACTGTGCCAGTCTTGCATGAAACTGTTCCTGGTTCACTCGTTTAAGCCTCCTTATGCCCAAGACAAAAAACCCTGCGACATGACAATGCCAAAGAACTCTCGATGAAAGTGCTTGGAAAGGCTGTCGGGGGTTTCTCCATGGCTCCAACCGAAGGGATGTGTTCACTTGTTACTTTGAATGGTACTGTACGAGCGTTAAGGAAGCTTAAAGGGAATGTTAATTATCGGAAAAGATGTGGTTTACAATTTGATCGGACTTTAGTGGAGGAGAGGAAAAAGGAGAAACCACTCAGGCTTCTTGTCACACCTGCTGGGGGTTTGACTGGCCGGTTCCATGGAAAAAGCGAAACCCGCGTCCAAAGTAGTCCACTCAGGAGGTAAGTTCAGAGGTGGCCGCTAAAATCGTGTTTCGCTTTTTCCATTCCACCTTGGTCGGTGTTCCAAAGATCCTTCGTCGGTTTCTCCTTTTTCCTCTCTACAGCTACTGCTTCCATATCAAGCCTACTAAATAAAAATAAAAACACTGCATGAATGCAAAAACACCCAGAACCTAAATCAGTTCCGGGCGTTCCTATAAATGAATTTACGAAACCGCAATAACCGCATCCAATGCGATCAACGCTTCTGCTTCAATGGCTTTTGCCATTACATCGGTGTGGGGGTTATACGATTCGAGCAGGTCTGCATCTGCATACCCGTCAATCGCCAAAATAGAGCCTGCCTTCATACCGCGAAGTGCCGCAATCACGAACAGAGCGGTGTTTTCCATCTCGACTGCCAAAACACCAGCTTTTTGGTACAGTTTGTGCGGGAATTCCAACACTCCACTGTAAAAGACATCAAGTGTCAGCGTGATTCCTTCAAATACCTTCAAGTCTGATGCGTTTGCTCCCGCTGCTTGTACGAGTGCATCCACGACATGGCGATTGGCAACAGCCGGGAATCCCGCCGGAACCAATTGACTGGTCAAGCCGTCTTGGCGAACCGCTGCGGAGCTGATAACGAGGCTGCCTGTCTCGATTTCTTTTTGGTATGACCCGGCAGTTCCTACACGAATGATGACCTGAGCGCCGCCCTTCGCTAGCTCCTCGAAGCATACGGCTGCTCCAGGTGCACCTACACCATGGCTCACTACCGCTACCTCGACGCCTTTCCAAGTACCCGCATAGCTGTGATACTCGCGGTTTTCCCCGATTTGACGCTGATCGTCGAGTTTCGAAGCAATCAAGGCTGCACGTTTTGGATCACCGCACACGATGACGCGTTTGGGCAGTTGTTCTGGATCTACCTTTAGATTCGTCAACATCTCAATCGAACTCCTTTTTCTCCCACTCATCCTCTGGTATCGGCAACGCTTCGCCGGAGAACCGCTCTTCGCGAAACGGGTCTGCGATCAAGTGAAAACCATTTTGCTCCCAGAAGCCGGGCTTGTTTTCCGTCATAAATTCAATTCCTCTGATCCACTTTACGCTTTTCCAAAAATACAGATGAGGAACAACCAGGCGAAGCG from the Brevibacillus brevis genome contains:
- a CDS encoding methyl-accepting chemotaxis protein; protein product: MFLFNKLRNKMILWFLVVAVIPLAAVSSFITSSFSSILIDKQKSSYVDLTSSTAIAMDQYLDRRMTEIQVLARTSDIQSDDAAAKNEFIRKFTEEMKLYDGNTFIASDGKVTADTFPKSVGINLGERQFFKDGMQDKPSFSDVLVAKTTGNRSIIVASPVKAKNNQKLGVLTGLVNVDDFTATFLKDLKVGNDGYPILVDNKDHIQYHPTQDLIGKPLEESALPQPLMEILKSGKTEKGSYSYSDNGKDYVVTYSPIPKTNFGLYLHIPVESITSAVSSVTTMVTIIVIVVVAVVIAIAYAVSRQISRPIAAVASVANRISEGELTVQPLQIRTKDEVGQLSQSVNTMVLNLRTIIQQVNDTASDLASSAEELSVNADHTSKATEQIAITIQEVAYGAEKQVKSVEESVTAIQGVSTGAQQVATNAQQAAESALGASQIAVEGNQALQVVISQMQSIENTVGNIADIVKRLGNSSQEIGQIVQVITAIAEQTNLLALNAAIEAARAGEQGRGFAVVADEVRKLAEQSAQSAQQIKLLITTIQLESNQAVLSMEQGTKEVATGLTVVNNAGKSFEQIQDAVTQVASQIQEVKAYSEQMSFGTKQVVELVSVIEEVAENSADGTQSVSAATEEQLAAMEEVSSSATSLARIAEELQSHVSKFKI
- a CDS encoding glycerophosphodiester phosphodiesterase produces the protein MNICMAHRGWSGKVPENTMTAIRLALAEPAIKAMEIDVQLTRDGVPVLIHDFTLERTTNGRGLVMDHTLAELRELDAGSWFGDKFAGEKIPTLEEVLIAVRGRCTLNIELKATSDMYPGIAEKVLALVEKHGMKQEVYLTSFDHDLIRHVRTLDQEVQTGLIVYGRPVLMLEQMEAAGATILSMGYPFLTRELTVAAIEKGFKVIAWTLDDPKHIREVISWHPQVQICTNHPDRMWEFV
- a CDS encoding ABC transporter substrate-binding protein, with the translated sequence MFSMKKTGTILCALTIGLSGVLAGCGSSGKEQSASTGSTSQPAASTASSGPVEIDFWYALGGVRGKTIEDMVKKFNETHKDIVVKPAYQGAYQENHSKVLASVAAGNNPDVTMVEIASIAAFADAKVLEDLTPYSQGDEKKYIPGLMKNSYWNDKLYAVPFNRSTPLLYINRDMLKEAGLDSNGPKTWDELVSFSQKLSKKEGDKITRYGFSTPVDIWFYEALVFQGGGNILSEDGKELTINNEAGKAPLELWSKMVKEGIMKNPPGENYNAWDVAEQDFLNQKVGMIFTSTGSLTELKKNAKFDMGAAFLPANKTFGTPTGGANLVMLAKSTDAEKKAAWEFMKWMTDTAQTVPWSIASGYMPVTTEAIDSAEMKAFYEKDPNFKVAVDQLQYGYPRPMAPGYKELQDVIQKELQRAMLGQATVDEAMQAATEKGSKLLKK
- a CDS encoding carbohydrate ABC transporter permease; amino-acid sequence: MYRVVLASRKTVEWIGLLIVAFLFVFPFLWMASTAFKTMPEVRQFPPTLLPETWEWSNFAQAWESGPFLMFTWNSILVAVGILILQFLTAVPAAYAFARYKFPGRNLLFGLVLIVLMIPGQVIFLPIYVQLSGWGLVNTLWSLILPYAASAFGIFLLRQAFMQVPDEVIEAARLDNASEWKIMWTIMVPMAKPVLVTFGLFSFIYHWNDYFWPLIMTNSDEVRTLPIGISSLHMSDGGTLWNVMMAGNMILILPILVIFFVAQRHIIKAFIYQSK
- a CDS encoding carbohydrate ABC transporter permease; this translates as MRKAATVQELPGVSQSKTEVRPSTLAWSDLASRLRPYLYLAPALICFVLFFFYPIGSIIYLSFQDWSLINLEQMEWVGLQNYQDLMVDGDFHQVLGNTAVFTIATVGIGLTLSFLLALWLNKKAKVYGIIQATVFSPHIISLVSVSMLWMWLMDPQFGLLNAGLEAVGLPAYTWLTDPKSSLLSLIIVSIWKGVGYNTLIFIAGLQSIPGDIYEAAALDQSPWWRTLRRITIPMLSPTIFFLLIINTISSFQAFDTIAIMTQGGPINSTNMLVYYIYEQGMDFYNGGIASAASVILLILVGILTALHFLVMSKRVHYR
- a CDS encoding ABC transporter ATP-binding protein, which codes for MARVVLEQVTKAFQNQSVVKGLDLVIPDGSFTVLVGPSGCGKSTTLRMIAGLETVTDGKIMIGDQTVNQLPPGKRDIAMVFQNYALYPTMNVYDNIAYGLRNRGTSKKECQVLVEEIAEIVGLTDYLKRKPSQLSGGQRQRVALARAMVKKPKVFLMDEPLSNLDAKLRNQMRVELTSLHKQLGSTFIYVTHDQVEAMTMGDQIVVMNDGHIMQVAAPMDLYQEPENLFVAQFIGSPPMNIVSAEGKSEHVWGFRPEKAVLLPLAVSAITSEEMWNARGQVVSREILGSDTLLHVETEKGRVIVKADSEVAMQVGSSVTVTVQWEYMYVFEKGSGKRVGRMSGREPVSTRAGGDS
- a CDS encoding HAD family hydrolase, producing the protein MIQALLFDLDGTLLDSRDAVVDAVAFTAEQYAPGHFSREELLARFGESFDDFLAAVATAAGVPDKKEVLQRYFAYVREHHEEHVKLFPFVREGLEKLKAAGFTMAIVTNKQREFTLAGLEMAGIEHLFEAIVTVDDVSRGKPSAEPVQKALGALGKSPEQAMMIGDSRYDVLAAVGAGVQSVVLEWYGQEKWLYASPDYRYADFETFVTEMLAAKAQGGK
- a CDS encoding glycerol-3-phosphate responsive antiterminator translates to MNQEQFHARLAQYKLIASVKEAKYLEKAAEAKLSAAVLSIGNIGVIKGYVDYFKSKNIPVFLHLERIGGISHDREGIAFLAHYVKPDGIVTTRNTLVKLAKKQGLLTIQRLFLVDSDSIKSGLTSLQDTQPDAVELMPGLLPEFIEEFRSVIDTPIISGGLIRKREQMEEVLKHGATAVSVGNPLLWKECMNIDSSVVI
- a CDS encoding nucleoside phosphorylase — protein: MLTNLKVDPEQLPKRVIVCGDPKRAALIASKLDDQRQIGENREYHSYAGTWKGVEVAVVSHGVGAPGAAVCFEELAKGGAQVIIRVGTAGSYQKEIETGSLVISSAAVRQDGLTSQLVPAGFPAVANRHVVDALVQAAGANASDLKVFEGITLTLDVFYSGVLEFPHKLYQKAGVLAVEMENTALFVIAALRGMKAGSILAIDGYADADLLESYNPHTDVMAKAIEAEALIALDAVIAVS